From Vanacampus margaritifer isolate UIUO_Vmar chromosome 8, RoL_Vmar_1.0, whole genome shotgun sequence, a single genomic window includes:
- the spcs1 gene encoding signal peptidase complex subunit 1, with product MLSIFNSIPTHMDYKGQKLSEQIFQGIILVSAVVGFVYGLIIQQFGYTVYVVLVGFVVSCILTLPPWPMYRRHPLPWQPVIPENSAESNQKPQESQKKKKHK from the exons ATGCTGTCGATATTTAACTCAATCCCGACACATATG GATTACAAAGGACAGAAACTGTCTGAACAGATTTTCCAAGGGATAATCCTTGTCTCTGCG GTGGTTGGATTCGTGTATGGCCTCATCATTCAACAATTTGGATACACTGTATACGTAGTCCTGGTTGGATTTGTTGTGTCATGCATT ctgaccCTGCCCCCATGGCCAATGTACAGAAGGCATCCCCTGCCGTGGCAACCTGTTATTCCAGAGAACAGTGCAGAATCCAATCAAAAGCCCCAGGAgagtcaaaagaaaaagaaacacaagTAA